Within Actinosynnema pretiosum, the genomic segment GTGTGGACGTACGGGCTGGTGAGCGCGTTCCTGCCGAAGGCGCAGGAGGCGGCGGTGGCCGAGGGCGCGAACGCGCACCGGGCGCGCCGGGACACCACCGAGCGGTGGTTGCGGGACGCGGGGCAGCAGCCGAAGCCCGCGGCGGCGGCGTACCTGCCGCCGGAGGGCGTGCAGGACGCGGCGTCGTCGATCGCGGCGCTGGTGGCGGTGGAGGCGGACTGCTGCGCGGCGTGGCGCGGGGTGCTGGAGCGCACCGACGACAACGCGCTGCGGACGACGGCGCTGGCGGCGCTGACCGAGTCGGCGGTGCGGGGCACGCGCTGGCGGCGGGCGGCCGGGCTGTCGCCGGTGTCGATCGCGCTGCCGGGCGTCCCGGAGTAGGCGTCCCGGAGTAGGCGTCCGGGGGCGGGCGAGCCGGGAGGGGGCGGGTCGGCGCGGAGCCGGTCCGCCCCCTCCTTGCGCGCTCCGCCGGCTCGCGGGAGGCCGTTCGCGCGGTCCCGGCGCGTGGCGGAGGCCACCCCGGTCCGTGGGACCGGCTCCCGACGGGTGGGACGCCGGGCCTCGGGCGGGCCCGGCGCCACCGGTCAGCCCAGGCCGGCGGCCAACCGGAGGGCGTCGGCGGAGATCCGGCGCATCAGGTCGGTGTGCCCGGCCCCGGTGTTGTCGGCCTTCGCGGTGTCCGACTCGACGATGACCACGTCCCGGTCGCTGAGCGCGGAGGCGTAGCCGCCACCGCCGAGCGTGGTGATGCCGTCGACCTTGACCGCGCCGTCCTTGACCAGGTCGTTGACGTTGCCGGTGCCGTCCCGGTTGGTCAGCTCCATCAGGGCGGTGGCGTCCTCGGCGCTCTTCATCCGGACCACGGCCACCGAGGTGTGGACCTTCGCCCCGCCTGCCGCGGTCGTGGTGTAGAGCGCCCTGATCAGCTCCTCGCACGGGGTCTTCGTGAAGAAGTCCTTGGCCTGGCCGTAGGCGTGCGAGGCGCACTCGGCGTCCCGGCGCGGGGCCGGGGCCTGGGTGGACGGGGTGAACTCGAACTCGCCCGCGGGCACCTGGGAGGCGCTGGACGGGGTCGGCGCGCCGGTGGAGGACTTCGGCCCCTCACCCGACTGGAACATCATCCAGACGAGTCCGGAGACGACCGCGATGCCGACCAGGCCGATGATCCGGACCACCGCCGTGCGCCGCTGGAACGGCACCGCCGACAGGCCGGGCGCGGTGGCCGGGTGGCTGCGCGCCCGCTGCCCCGGCGCGCCGTGCGGCGGCGGGGGCGGTTGCCGGTGGAAGCCCTGGTCGTAGCCGCCGTGCGAGGGTGGGCCGCCGAGGTGCGGCGGGCCCTGGTGGCCGGGCACCGGCTCGAACGTGAGGGTGCCCGACGGGGTCTGCTGGGGGGTGGGCGGGACGGGCTGGGGCTGCCCCTGGTCCTGCGGCGGGGGCGGCCCCATCGGCGGCCCAGCCGGGACTCGGGGAATCCGCTGGGTCACCTCTCCAGGTGATTCGGGGGGAACCGACACAGCCGACCACGGTAACGGACGCGGTTCAGGCGAGCGCTCTGAGCACGTGGTCGACGTCGTCGCGGGTGTTGTAGAGGTGGAAGGCGAGCCGGACCCGGCCGGCGCGCGTGCTGGCGGCGATCCCGGCGGCGAGCAGGGGTTCCGGGGGCACGTCCAGGGAGACGATGGCGGACCCGGCGGGCGGCAGGCCGAGCCCGGCGCGCAGCGCGTCGGCGAGCCCGGTGGTGTGGGCGTGGACGGCGGCCCGGTCGAGCGAGGCGAACCAGGGCAGCGCGACCGCGGCGCCGACGTGGGCGTGCCAGACCGGGGACAGGTCGAGGCGGCGGGCGTCGGCGGCCAGGCGCAGCGGCAGGTCGTAGACGGTGGTCCACGGGTCGTCGCCCGCGTACCAGTTGGCGACCAGCGGCGCGGTCCTGGCCAGCGCGGCCTCGGAGCAGGCCAGCCAGGCGGTGCCGCGCGGGCTGAGCAGCCACTTGTAGCCGGTGCCGACCACCCAGTCGGCCCAGTCCAGCTCCAGCGGCAGCCAGCCCGCGGCCTGGGTGGCGTCGAGCAGGACCGGGACGCCGGTGGCGCGCAGCGCGGCGAGGTCGGCGAGGCGGCCGTCGGCGGACTGGGCGACGCTGACGGCGACGAGGTCGTGGTCGGCGGCGCGGGCGGGGAGCTCGTCCAGCGGGACCTCGGTGACGGTGTGGCCGCGCGCGGCGAACGGGAAGGTGAGGCTGGTGAAGTCGCCCTTCGCGACCAGGACGCGGGCGCCCTCGGGCAGGCTCGCGGCGACCAGGGCGACGAGCTGGGAGACGGTGGCGCCGATGGCGACGCGGTCGGCGGGCACGCCGACGACCCGGCCGAACGCGGCGCGCGCGACGGCGACGGGCTCGTCGAACACCGGAGGGGCGTCGGCACCGCGCGCCCAGCGGGCCACGGCCTCGGCGACCGCGCGGGCGGTGGTGGTCGACGGGACGCCGACGCTGGCGGTGTTGAGGTAGCCGGGTGGGACGTCGAAGGTCTCGCCGAACGCGGTCCGCATGAGGCCATCAGACCGGACGCCCCGCCGGTCGTCCACCTCTCGGCGGGGCGGTTCACCCGCCGCGCCGTCCGCCCACCGCGCAGGCGCCTCCCCAGGCCTCAGCGCAGGGTCACCACGTTCCCGGTGACGAGCTTGGCCTCCTCGGAGCACAGGAACGCCACGACCTCGGCGACCTCGTGGGGCTCGGCGACCCTGGTGGAGGCGCGGACGGCGTCGTTGACCCAGCCGGTGTCGGTCGCGGGCGGCTTGACGCAGTTGGCGGTGACGCCGTGCGGGGCGAGCTCGACGGCGGCGGCCATCGTGTAGTTGTCCAGCGCCGCCTTGGCAGCGCCGTAGGTGACCTCGCTGGGGAACCCGCCGGGTCCGCCGGAGGTGAGGCCGACGATCCGGCCCCAGTCGGCGCCGCGCGCCAGGTGCCTGCGGGCGAACTCGGCGATCAGCAGCGCGCTGGCGCGGGCGTCCACGGCGAACTGGGCGTCGAAGGTCTCGGCGGAGACGGGGGCCGTCGTGCGGCCGAACTGGTCCAGCCCGGCGGCCAGGAAGGTGTCCTGCACCCAGGCGGAGGCGTTGTTGACCAGCACGTCGACCGGGCCCAGCTCGCGCTCGGCGGTGTCGAAGAGGCGGGCGGGGGTCTGCGGGTCGGCGAGGTCGGCCTCGACGGCGAGCACCCGGCCGCCCGCCGCCTCGATCGCGCGGACCACGGCGGTGGCGTCGGACTCGCGGTCGGCGGCGTACCGGTCGGGGAGGCCGGGGTCGGGGAGCGGGGTGAACCTGAAGTAGGCGGCGAGGACCTGGACGCCCCGCGCGGCGAGCGCGGTGGCGACGGCGGCCCCGATGCCCTGGTTGGCCCCGGTGACGATCGCGGTGTGCGGCACGGTGTCGATCATTCGGCCGCCGTCCGGCGGTGTCGACCGGTTTTTGCGTAGGCTCTCCGGGTGCTCAGCGAGGAGATCGAGATCAGGACGGGCTCCGCCGAGGTCGTGTTCGACCTGACCGCGCACTGCGAGCGGTTCCTGGCGAAGACGTCCGGTGACGGGCTGCTGCACGTGTGGGTGCCGCACGCCACGGCCGGGCTCGCGGTGCTGGAGACGGGCGCGGGCAGCGACACCGACCTGCTGGCGGCGCTGCGCGACCTGCTGCCCGCCGACGGCCGCTGGCGGCACCGGCACGGCACGCCGGGGCACGGCCGCGACCACGTGCTGCCCGCGCTGGTTCCGCCGCACGCGACGGTGCCGGTGCTCGGCGGGGTGATGGCGCTGGGCACCTGGCAGTCGGTGTGCCTGGTGGACACGAACGTGGACAACCCGGTGCGCAAAGTGCGGTTCAGCTTCCTGAACGGGTGAACTTTCGGCACGACCGGGCGCGAGGGTGAACACCCTCCGTCGTGAGCGGGAGTGAGCTGCGGCACGACCGACCTCGATCGCTTTTCCATCACCTGTCCGGATTCCGACTGGTGGAGGCGGTACCGTGCGAGCCGTGACTTACCCAGGTGACGGGCAGTCCGGCTGGGGTGGCCAGGCAGGTCAGCCCCACCAGGGCGGGTGGGGGCAGGACGGCGTCGGCGGCTCCACCCCGCAGCCGGGACAGCCCCAGCAGCACTATCCGGATCACTCCTTCGGGGCTCCCCAACCGGGTTATGGGGATCAGCAGGGTTACCCCCAGCCGGGTTATGGCGACCAGCAGGGCTACCCGCAGCCCGGCTACGGCGAGCAGCAGGGCTTCCCCCAGCAGGGCTTCGGCTCGTACGGCGGGCTCGGCGTGTTCTCCGGCGGCGAGGAGCCGCCGCGGAAGAGCACCAAGGGCAAGGTGTGGCTGGCCGTGGGCGCGGTGGCGCTCCTGCTGGTGGGCGGCGGCGCCACGGCGTACGTGCTCACCCGCCCCGAGGACGGCAAGACCACCGTGGCCGCGTCGAGCAGCCAGGCCGCGCCCAGCAGCAGCGCCGCCTCCTCGCCCGCGCCGACCTCGCCCAGCGCCGAGCCCGCGAGCTGCACGGCGGTGACCTCCGGCTGGAACTGCCTGCCGGTCACCGACCTGGCCTACAGCTACGACGTGCCGAAGTCGTGGGCCCCGCAGAAGGGCAGCTCGCCGGTCACGAACCTGGACGCGCGCCTGACCGGGCTGTCCATGTTCGGCGTCTACACCTGCGAGGGCCGCTCCTACAACCGGGGCAACGCGGGCGGCGCGCTGATCTCCAGCACCGACCTGGCGGGCGTCGCCAAGGACGTGGCCGACAAGGTCGCCAGGTACTTCTACGGCAGCGCCCCGGAGCTCGACGTCAAGCTCACCGACCCGAAGGAGGTGACCGTCCCGAACGTCGGCGGCGGTCAGCCCATCCCGGCGGTGCAGGTCGACGCGACGATCACGGCGGGCGGCGGCAACGCCTGCATCGCGTCCAAGGGCATGGTGCGCGTGCTCGCGGCCAGGGGCGAGCGGGCCACGCACGTGTTCATGGCCAACGGCGACCTGGCGGGCGGCCCGGACTCCGCACCCGCCTCCCCCACCGAGGGCGACCTCCAGGCGATGATCGACTCGGTGCGCCCGCTGGCGGTGGGCGGGTGAGCTACTCGGGCCTGGGCTACTACCAGCAGCAACCGCCCTCCAAGCCCAAGCGCACGGGGCTGTGGATCGCCCTGTCGGTGCTCGGCGTGCTGGTCGTGGCGGGCGGCGTGGTGACCGCCGTGCTGATCGGGTCCGGCTCGGACGCCGCGGCGGGCGGGCAGACCGCGGCGACCTCCCCCTCGGCGCAGCCGGAGTGGACGACCGCCCGCGGCTCGGGGCTGACCTACCAGGTGCCGCCCTCCTGGGAGGAGAGCGGCGACGGCTTCGCGGGCGGCACCCGGCTGACCGGCGTGTGGGTGTCCCGGCCGTTCGAGTGCCAGGACAGGCAGATGGTGCAGGCGATCGTGTCGTCCGCGCAGGTCAACGCGGCGACGCTGACCGTGCTCACCCAGCTCGGCAAGGCCGTGGCGAACAACGGGTACACCGTGGACGGCACCCCGCCGAGCGTGGGCGAGCCGGTGGTGACCGAGTCGGACGACCGGACGACGGTGGTGCTGCCGGTCGAGCCGAGGGGCGTGAGCGCCTGCTACGCGCCGAAGGCGGAGATCACCCTGGTGGCGGCGCAGCTGCCGGGCGGGAAGCACGGCGTGCTGGTGCTGAACGTCGCGCAGGGCGGGCCGCACGTGGCCCAGGGCCCGAGCGACGAGGAGGCCGACCGGATCGTGGGGAGCGTGCGCGTCTCGTGAAGACCCTCGTGCTGTGGGACATCGACCTGACCCTGATCGACGCCTCCGGGCTCGGCCACGCCTGGTACGGGACCGCGCTGCGGACGGTGTCCGGGCTGGAGCTGGTGCACCGGCCCTCGTACGCCGGGCGGACCGAGCGGGCGATCAGCAGGCAGCTGCTGCTCTCGCACGACCTGGAGGCCACCGACGAGCTGATCTCCCGGCTGCACGCCGAGCTGGTCGCGGTGGCGCGGCTGGAGCACGGGCGGCTGGCCGAGCGCGGGCGCGCGCTGCCCGGCGCGGCGGCGGTGCTGGAGGCGCTGGCGGGCGAGCCGGGCGTGGTGCAGTCGCTGGTGACCGGGAACCTGGTGGAGATCGCCCGGTACAAGCTCGCGGCGTTCGGGCTGGAGGAGCACCTGGACTTCGCGATCGGCGGGTTCGGCGAGCTGTCCGACGACCGGCCCGACCTGGTGCGCGAGGCGGTGCGGCTGGCGACGGCCAAGCACGGCGCGGCGCCGGAGTCGGTCGTGGTCGTCGGGGACACCCCGCACGACGTGGACGCGGCGCTGCACCACGGGTACCGGGCGGTCGCGGTGGCGACCGGGCGCAGCGACGTCGCGGAGCTGGAGGCGTCCGGGGCGCACGCGGTGCTGGTGGACCTGTCGGACACCGCCGACGTGGTGGACGTGCTGCTCGGCAGGCGCTGAGGTCCGCTGGACGTGCAGGGGGCCGGTGCTCGGGTGAGCGCCGGCCCCCTTCTCCGCGCCTCGGGTCAGCCGCGCGCGACGGCCAGCACGTGCTGCACGGCCTCGTCGACCGGCACCTCGACGCGCTCGCCGGAGCGGCGGTCCTTGACCTCGACCAGGCCGCCGGCCAGGCCACGGCCGACCACGAGGATCGTCGGCACGCCCACCAGCTCGGCGTCGGCGAACTTCACGCCGGGGCTGGCCTTGCGGTCGTCCAGCAGGACGCTCAGGCCCGCCGAGGACAGCTCGCCCGCGAGCTTCTCGCCGCCCTCCAGGAGGGTGGCGTCCTTGCCCGCGACGACCACGTGCACGTCGGCGGGGGCGACGTTGCGCGGCCAGATCAGGCCGCGGTCGTCGTGGCTCTGCTCGGCGATCGCGGCGACCAGGCGGGACACCCCGATGCCGTAGGAGCCCATGGTGATGCGCACGGGCTTGCCGTCCGGGCCGAGGGCGTCGAGCGAGAACGCGTCGGCGTACTTGCGGCCGAGCTGGAAGATGTGGCCG encodes:
- a CDS encoding ferritin-like domain-containing protein, which codes for MSDQASADAVQVGLGAEHAAVWTYGLVSAFLPKAQEAAVAEGANAHRARRDTTERWLRDAGQQPKPAAAAYLPPEGVQDAASSIAALVAVEADCCAAWRGVLERTDDNALRTTALAALTESAVRGTRWRRAAGLSPVSIALPGVPE
- a CDS encoding aminotransferase class V-fold PLP-dependent enzyme, which produces MRTAFGETFDVPPGYLNTASVGVPSTTTARAVAEAVARWARGADAPPVFDEPVAVARAAFGRVVGVPADRVAIGATVSQLVALVAASLPEGARVLVAKGDFTSLTFPFAARGHTVTEVPLDELPARAADHDLVAVSVAQSADGRLADLAALRATGVPVLLDATQAAGWLPLELDWADWVVGTGYKWLLSPRGTAWLACSEAALARTAPLVANWYAGDDPWTTVYDLPLRLAADARRLDLSPVWHAHVGAAVALPWFASLDRAAVHAHTTGLADALRAGLGLPPAGSAIVSLDVPPEPLLAAGIAASTRAGRVRLAFHLYNTRDDVDHVLRALA
- a CDS encoding SDR family NAD(P)-dependent oxidoreductase, encoding MIDTVPHTAIVTGANQGIGAAVATALAARGVQVLAAYFRFTPLPDPGLPDRYAADRESDATAVVRAIEAAGGRVLAVEADLADPQTPARLFDTAERELGPVDVLVNNASAWVQDTFLAAGLDQFGRTTAPVSAETFDAQFAVDARASALLIAEFARRHLARGADWGRIVGLTSGGPGGFPSEVTYGAAKAALDNYTMAAAVELAPHGVTANCVKPPATDTGWVNDAVRASTRVAEPHEVAEVVAFLCSEEAKLVTGNVVTLR
- a CDS encoding YjbQ family protein; translated protein: MLSEEIEIRTGSAEVVFDLTAHCERFLAKTSGDGLLHVWVPHATAGLAVLETGAGSDTDLLAALRDLLPADGRWRHRHGTPGHGRDHVLPALVPPHATVPVLGGVMALGTWQSVCLVDTNVDNPVRKVRFSFLNG
- a CDS encoding HAD family hydrolase; its protein translation is MKTLVLWDIDLTLIDASGLGHAWYGTALRTVSGLELVHRPSYAGRTERAISRQLLLSHDLEATDELISRLHAELVAVARLEHGRLAERGRALPGAAAVLEALAGEPGVVQSLVTGNLVEIARYKLAAFGLEEHLDFAIGGFGELSDDRPDLVREAVRLATAKHGAAPESVVVVGDTPHDVDAALHHGYRAVAVATGRSDVAELEASGAHAVLVDLSDTADVVDVLLGRR